A single region of the Ignavibacteria bacterium genome encodes:
- a CDS encoding UvrD-helicase domain-containing protein — protein sequence MTKLTPKQQQASDLSNHILVTANAGSGKTKVLSGRYIDALLNKNIRVNEIAAISFTDKAASELYSKIREQLVKKYNDSKDDNEKTRLNGLIKDLVNSNISTFHSFCSSLLKEYPLEAGLDPSFKLLDDQSSDNLIRETTDEIISRSLVDETLSPDIKKLIRLLRGTSRFKSTMKEMIDGRKRVQSWLDGLDGDISSETILKKSVESINSYIAILFPTLDKMVEGIAFINDFVASKGENDYANKIYDLLTEFHSSSDNIVKFDILSQILKNFLTKEGEIRKKSYLSDKLKALVDPEKFAEIQENCLYLRKFFEFASKEEDKTSYDHLKIYAEYSSLFIKFYKITLELLNKKKKDINAIDFEDMLILTAELLKKDSVRKAIQGRYKFMMIDEYQDTNDLQFDIFIPLLGDLSTGNLYVVGDKKQSIYGFRDADLSVFDRTKEKIVSNSGESVVLEHTFRLTRELTAFVNKIFPRVFADRNEMLDGTEEQFAKKRSLINAVDYEQTVFFDLDKEYKESEITLLINDLSKSNDTSVDIGDQNKSGTSGKKQGPNAKQSRQAEAEMLAAHLVKHFAHITKLNKTLEEKLTVAILVRKSTAIEYLEEALTEAGVPYELMGGKKFYQQKAVEDISMIFNFLTDPGNDFNLYSLLRSPFFSISDEDILSVSQSDGNTAFEKLRFIAGEENQRLNVAYQTLASLIDVSQGAKPYKIIDHVLSNTPYLAVVNNRPNGNQILANLKKLLSQAVEFENSAFNSIHDYKSMLQRLMKESEKESQAPLSEDTDTVKIMTIHQSKGLEFNSVYIYGCAESALLEGPRDKSPVSVHKDLGLKFKISESDDIYYDNITHIHDKLADLIDKQVDIEELKRVFYVAVTRAANNLFLSVSMKDDNIVENSFLQMLLKGLGIPFLPKEDFDLEAGTLTTARNGEEGQIESKEEQITLKIKVCTDLVQGTVNLKPELSERPAHEFSLYPNKLEKKLSNEIITATKFLSFQQCPFKYYLNYISGITGIPGLSDFIAENTDAGEGEEDLLQESALDGAENGSINLGEINFGAAIGTLVHEVLAKTYSPRLDQELVSSVVNQFLSDNPDFSTEKEALMKNTSGKLDSFFKSDVASEIFNHTNFDNEREIFVQVDDFYLVGVIDKLIILDDKIVIIDYKTDKNPDASLARYVDQLKYYAFLCSRIFPEVKVFELRLIFLNNPGHFEPLTVNRNDIDITGKRIREFVGTLRTAINSNGFQKNTNHCPDCRFSFNSEKCFV from the coding sequence ATGACCAAACTCACTCCAAAACAACAACAGGCTTCAGATCTTTCCAATCATATTCTGGTGACTGCAAATGCTGGTTCCGGCAAGACAAAAGTTTTATCCGGCAGATATATAGATGCTCTCCTGAACAAAAACATCAGAGTAAACGAGATAGCAGCCATCTCATTTACCGATAAAGCCGCCTCCGAACTCTATTCCAAAATCAGAGAACAGCTTGTAAAGAAATACAACGATTCAAAAGACGACAACGAGAAAACCAGATTAAACGGGTTAATCAAAGACCTGGTTAATTCAAATATTTCAACCTTCCATTCATTCTGCTCAAGTCTTCTGAAAGAGTATCCTCTGGAAGCGGGCCTTGATCCATCATTCAAACTTCTCGATGATCAATCTTCTGACAATCTGATAAGAGAAACTACAGACGAAATAATATCCCGTTCTCTCGTCGATGAAACGCTCAGTCCAGATATCAAAAAACTGATCAGACTTCTCAGAGGGACCTCCAGATTCAAGTCGACTATGAAAGAGATGATTGATGGAAGAAAAAGGGTACAATCGTGGCTCGACGGATTAGACGGGGATATCTCATCTGAAACAATATTAAAAAAATCAGTCGAATCCATAAATAGCTATATTGCAATTCTCTTCCCGACTCTTGATAAAATGGTTGAGGGGATAGCTTTCATTAACGACTTCGTAGCTTCCAAAGGGGAGAATGATTATGCGAATAAAATTTATGATCTGCTCACAGAATTTCATTCATCATCGGATAATATTGTAAAATTTGACATTCTTTCGCAGATTTTGAAAAATTTCCTTACAAAAGAAGGCGAAATCAGAAAAAAGAGTTACTTATCTGATAAGTTAAAAGCACTTGTTGATCCTGAAAAATTTGCTGAGATACAGGAAAACTGCCTGTACTTAAGGAAATTTTTTGAATTTGCTTCTAAAGAAGAAGACAAAACAAGCTACGACCATCTCAAGATTTATGCTGAGTACTCTTCTCTTTTTATCAAATTCTACAAAATTACTCTGGAACTTTTGAATAAAAAGAAAAAAGACATAAATGCCATTGATTTTGAGGATATGTTGATACTTACCGCAGAACTTTTAAAGAAGGATTCGGTAAGAAAGGCAATACAGGGCAGGTATAAATTCATGATGATCGATGAATACCAGGATACCAACGATCTTCAATTCGATATCTTTATTCCACTACTCGGAGACCTCTCTACCGGAAATCTCTATGTCGTTGGCGATAAAAAACAGAGCATCTACGGATTCAGAGATGCAGATCTCTCGGTTTTCGATCGAACAAAAGAGAAAATAGTATCTAATTCCGGTGAATCTGTCGTACTTGAGCACACCTTTAGACTTACAAGAGAATTGACTGCGTTCGTAAACAAAATATTCCCCCGTGTCTTCGCAGACAGAAATGAAATGCTGGACGGAACGGAAGAACAGTTTGCAAAAAAACGAAGTCTTATCAATGCAGTTGACTATGAGCAGACTGTTTTCTTCGATCTGGACAAAGAATACAAGGAAAGTGAAATTACCCTGCTGATAAACGATTTGTCGAAGAGCAACGACACATCAGTTGATATCGGGGATCAAAACAAATCCGGAACATCCGGCAAGAAGCAGGGACCAAACGCCAAACAGTCCCGTCAGGCTGAAGCCGAAATGCTCGCGGCTCATTTGGTGAAACACTTTGCTCATATTACCAAATTAAACAAAACCCTTGAAGAAAAACTGACAGTTGCAATACTTGTGCGAAAGTCAACTGCTATTGAGTACCTCGAAGAAGCTCTTACTGAGGCAGGAGTGCCCTATGAATTGATGGGCGGGAAAAAGTTCTATCAGCAGAAAGCGGTTGAAGATATCTCGATGATTTTTAACTTCCTGACAGATCCAGGAAATGATTTCAATCTCTATTCTTTGTTACGAAGCCCCTTCTTCTCAATCTCAGATGAGGATATCCTCTCAGTCTCTCAATCAGATGGTAATACTGCCTTTGAAAAACTTCGATTCATAGCGGGCGAAGAGAACCAAAGGTTAAATGTTGCGTATCAGACACTAGCCTCTCTTATCGATGTCTCTCAAGGTGCAAAACCATATAAGATCATCGACCATGTTTTGTCTAATACTCCATATCTCGCGGTTGTAAATAACAGACCAAACGGCAACCAGATTCTCGCAAATCTCAAGAAACTCCTTTCTCAGGCAGTCGAGTTCGAAAATAGTGCGTTTAATTCCATCCATGATTATAAATCGATGCTCCAAAGACTGATGAAGGAATCTGAGAAAGAGAGTCAGGCTCCGCTGTCTGAAGATACCGATACGGTAAAGATTATGACAATCCATCAGTCGAAGGGTCTTGAGTTTAACTCTGTTTACATCTATGGATGTGCAGAATCTGCCTTGTTGGAAGGCCCTCGGGACAAGTCACCGGTATCCGTCCACAAGGACCTTGGATTGAAATTTAAAATCTCCGAGTCAGATGATATTTACTATGACAATATCACTCATATTCACGACAAACTCGCTGATCTGATTGATAAGCAGGTTGACATAGAAGAGTTGAAACGGGTGTTTTATGTAGCTGTCACCCGGGCTGCGAATAATCTTTTTCTATCGGTTTCAATGAAGGATGATAATATCGTTGAAAACAGTTTCCTCCAAATGTTATTGAAAGGGCTGGGTATTCCTTTCCTCCCAAAAGAGGATTTTGACCTGGAAGCCGGTACGCTGACAACGGCTCGAAACGGAGAAGAAGGACAAATCGAGAGCAAAGAAGAGCAAATAACTTTGAAAATAAAGGTTTGCACCGATTTGGTCCAGGGGACAGTTAATCTCAAACCAGAACTTTCAGAGCGCCCTGCTCATGAGTTTTCTTTGTACCCTAATAAACTGGAGAAAAAACTTTCCAACGAAATAATCACAGCAACCAAATTCCTCTCGTTTCAACAATGCCCGTTCAAGTATTACCTGAATTACATCTCAGGAATCACCGGGATTCCGGGATTATCTGATTTTATTGCAGAGAACACAGACGCCGGAGAAGGGGAAGAAGACCTTTTGCAGGAGAGTGCGCTCGATGGAGCCGAAAACGGGAGTATAAATCTAGGCGAAATCAACTTTGGCGCTGCCATCGGTACTCTCGTCCATGAAGTCCTTGCGAAGACTTATTCACCCAGGCTGGATCAGGAGCTTGTCTCGTCAGTCGTCAATCAATTCCTTAGCGACAATCCTGATTTTTCGACAGAGAAAGAAGCTCTAATGAAGAATACATCAGGTAAGTTGGATAGTTTTTTCAAAAGCGATGTTGCATCTGAAATATTTAATCACACGAATTTCGATAATGAACGCGAAATTTTTGTTCAAGTGGACGATTTTTATTTGGTGGGTGTTATCGATAAGTTGATTATTTTAGATGACAAAATTGTAATAATTGATTACAAGACTGATAAAAATCCCGATGCCTCTCTTGCAAGATATGTCGATCAGTTAAAATACTATGCCTTTTTATGCTCAAGGATATTCCCGGAAGTGAAGGTTTTTGAACTTCGTCTGATTTTCCTCAACAATCCCGGACATTTCGAGCCGTTGACGGTGAACAGAAATGATATTGACATAACCGGGAAAAGGATTAGGGAATTTGTCGGGACTCTCAGGACGGCAATTAACTCAAACGGATTTCAAAAAAATACGAATCATTGTCCTGACTGCAGGTTCAGTTTTAATTCAGAAAAATGCTTTGTCTGA